GAGGCCGCGTGTCGCATCTGACGACGACCACGGGGGCGGTCCAGGCGCTGGGGGTGGGCGTGCCCGGTTACGCCCACCCGCTGCTCGCCCCCGTGGAGTGGGGCGAGCTGACCCGCCCGGGGACACCGCTGCACTGGGCCGTGCTCAACGTCGCGGACGGCCCCGGGAGCCGTCCGGACCCGCACTGTCTGGAGGCGGCGGGGAAGCTCCGTAACGCCGGGGTCAGGGTCCTCGGCCACCTGGACCTGGCCCACGGCTCCCGGCCCTTCGGGGAGCTGGTCTCGGACGCCCACCGCTTTCTCGACTGGTACAAGGTGGACGGTTTCTACCTGGACCGCTGCCCCTCGGACCGGGCCGACCTGCCCGGGACGCGGCGGCTCACGGCGACCCTGGAGGCCGTCCTCGGCGGCGAGGCGCACCTCGTCCTCGGGCACGGCACCCACCCCCATCCGGGGTTCGCGGAGACGGCCGACCAGCTGGTCACCTTCTCCGGCTCCTGGGTGGACTACCGCTGGTCACAGGTGGCGGAGTGGACCGCCGACTACCCGGAGGCGAAGTTCGTCCACCTCGTGCACGGCGTCCCGCGCACGCACCTCGACGAGGCGCTGCGGATCGCCCGCTGGCAGGGGGCCGGGACGATCTTCTTCACCGACCGCGCGGGTGGCCCGGGACAAAGCACGCCATTTCACTCGCTGCCCGGCTACTGGGACGAAATCGTCTCGCGGATCGGACCGGGTGTCTCGGAATGAGGAGGGGCGTGGCAGTGTTACGGGGAGAACAACCGTACTGACATACCGACCAGCTGTATTGATGAGGTCTCCGTGACGCTGCCACCCCTGGTCGAGCCGGCTGCCGAGCTCACCGTAGACGAGGTCCGCAGGTACTCCCGCCACCTGATCATCCCGGACGTCGGGATGGACGGGCAGAAGCGGCTGAAGAACGCCAAGGTGCTGTGTGTCGGCGCCGGAGGCCTCGGCTCGCCGGCGCTGATGTACCTGGCCGCCGCCGGCGTGGGCACGCTCGGCATCGTGGAGTTCGACGAGGTCGACGAGTCGAACCTCCAGCGCCAGATCATCCACAGCCAGGCCGACATCGGCCGCTCCAAGGCCGCCTCGGCGCGCGACAGCGTGCTCGGCATCAACCCGTACGTGAACGTGATCCTTCACGAGGAGCGGCTTGAGGCCGACAACGTGCTGGACATCTTCAGCCAGTACGACCTGATCGTCG
Above is a genomic segment from Streptomyces sp. NBC_00094 containing:
- a CDS encoding spherulation-specific family 4 protein — encoded protein: MSHLTTTTGAVQALGVGVPGYAHPLLAPVEWGELTRPGTPLHWAVLNVADGPGSRPDPHCLEAAGKLRNAGVRVLGHLDLAHGSRPFGELVSDAHRFLDWYKVDGFYLDRCPSDRADLPGTRRLTATLEAVLGGEAHLVLGHGTHPHPGFAETADQLVTFSGSWVDYRWSQVAEWTADYPEAKFVHLVHGVPRTHLDEALRIARWQGAGTIFFTDRAGGPGQSTPFHSLPGYWDEIVSRIGPGVSE